Proteins from a genomic interval of Lolium perenne isolate Kyuss_39 chromosome 1, Kyuss_2.0, whole genome shotgun sequence:
- the LOC127299971 gene encoding protein unc-13 homolog has translation MGTMGRHQRSRSASSSATRSSDATELDFAAADLDCPFGGIDALGLVELRETAYEIFFMSCRSSGGAASSTSARGGGSSEMEVSSPVAGSRGGSGVMSSRVKKALGLKPRRSAPTMMRTLSQSSGPSSPGRARRPMTSAEIMRQQMRVTEHSDARLRRTLMRAVVGQVGKRPDSIVLPLELLRQLKPSEFSDAEEYHQWQFRQIKLLEAGLILHPSLPLDRLHAAVLRFREVMRATEIRAIDTGKGSEAMRALTNAVHALAWRPGSGSDACHWADGYPLNVLLYVSLLQSVFDHREPTVVLDEVDELLELIKKTWPILGVGRAVHNVCFAWVFFQQYVVTGQVEPDLVAAALTLLADVAADAKQGSRESQSRDPVYAKVLLGALGKMQDWSEKRLLDYHDRYEKDIGGSSSAMEGMEILLSVALGAGKIVADREYIGTGNFPADRVDYYIRCSMKNAFTKILENGMGVSDSLIADRDNDAGVVLTRLAKDTEQLATFERRSFSPLLRRLHPAPVAVAAVTLHGCFGVVLRRYLGKVTILTEELVRVLHSASRLEKALAQMTAEDAADCHDDRAKAVVGDMEPYEVESVVMGLLKAWMDDRLRIGRDCLLRAKETESWIPKSKEEPFPGSAIELMKLAGATIDEFSDIPATAKDDVLQQLVDGLESIFQEYISFVASCGSKQSYVPPLPALTRCNQDSGFFRLWKKAVLPTCQAPEGSPRAGASQHTPRPSISRGTQRLYVRLNTLHHVLTHVQAIDKSLSSASCARSGGGASPAAAPGGNRVAASVHFDRTRAAAQSAVSHVAEVAAYRLIFLDSRHTFYHGLYVRNVADTRIRPALRALKQNLSFLVSVLADHAQPVAVREVMKASFQAFLMVLLAGGNDRSFTRADHGMVDEDFRSLKRAFCTCGEGLVPEEVVAREAETSEGVVELMARSTEHLIGAFGAATSESIAGAREYDDGGGGGTPVPSASRQWNPADPNTILRVLCHRDDEVANQFLKRTFQLAKRR, from the exons ATGGGGACAATGGGGCGTCACCAGCGGTCGCGCTCCGCGAGCTCCTCGGCGACGCGGTCGTCTGACGCCACCGAGCTCGACTTTGCTGCAGCCGACCTAGACTGCCCTTTCGGCGGCATCGACGCCCTCGGCCTCGTGGAGCTTCGCGAGACCGCCTACGAGATCTTCTTCATGTCCTGCCGCTCCTCCGGCGGTGCCGCGTCaagcaccagcgcgcgtggcggTGGCTCGTCGGAGATGGAGGTGTCCTCGCCGGTGGCTGGGTCGAGGGGCGGGAGTGGCGTCATGAGCAGCAGGGTCAAGAAGGCTCTAGGGCTCAAGCCTAGGCGGTCCGCGCCGACGATGATGCGCACTCTGAGCCAGTCGTCAGGCCCGTCCTCGCCTGGACGGGCACGGCGGCCGATGACGTCGGCGGAGATCATGCGGCAGCAGATGCGGGTCACCGAGCACAGCGACGCGCGTCTTCGCCGGACGCTCATGCGCGCCGTCGTCGGCCAG GTAGGAAAGAGGCCCGATTCCATCGTCCTCCCACTGGAGCTCCTCCGGCAGCTGAAGCCGTCCGAGTTCTCCGACGCGGAGGAGTACCACCAGTGGCAGTTCCGGCAGATCAAGCTCCTGGAGGCGGGCCTCATCCTGCACCCCTCCCTCCCGCTCGACCGTCTgcacgccgccgtgctccggttcCGCGAGGTCATGCGCGCCACCGAGATCCGCGCCATCGACACGGGCAAGGGCTCCGAGGCGATGCGCGCGCTCACCAACGCCGTGCACGCCCTCGCCTGGCGCCCCGGCAGCGGCAGCGACGCGTGCCACTGGGCCGACGGCTACCCGCTCAACGTCCTCCTCTACGTCTCCCTCCTCCAGAGCGTCTTCGACCACAGGGAGCCCACCGTGGTGCTCGATGAGGTGGACGAGCTGCTGGAGCTCATCAAGAAGACGTGGCCGATTCTCGGCGTCGGCAGGGCGGTGCACAACGTGTGCTTCGCATGGGTCTTCTTCCAGCAGTACGTGGTGACCGGCCAGGTCGAGCCGGACCTCGTGGCCGCGGCGCTCACCTTGCTCGCCGATGTGGCCGCCGACGCCAAGCAGGGGAGCCGCGAGTCCCAGTCCCGTGACCCGGTGTACGCCAAGGTGCTCCTGGGCGCGCTCGGGAAGATGCAGGACTGGTCCGAGAAGCGGCTGCTGGACTACCACGACAGGTACGAGAAAGACAttggcggcagcagcagcgcTATGGAGGGCATGGAGATCCTGCTGTCTGTGGCGCTTGGCGCCGGCAAGATCGTCGCCGACCGCGAATACATCGGCACCGGGAACTTCCCCGCCGACCGCGTCGATTACTACATCAGGTGTTCGATGAAGAACGCCTTCACCAAA ATTCTCGAGAACGGCATGGGCGTGTCCGACAGCTTGATAGCCGACCGTGACAACGACGCCGGCGTGGTGCTGACTCGGCTGGCCAAGGACACGGAGCAGCTGGCCACGTTCGAGCGCAGGAGCTTCAGCCCACTGCTGAGGCGGCTGCACCCGGCACCGGTAGCTGTCGCCGCGGTCACCCTGCACGGTTGCTTCGGCGTGGTGCTCAGACGGTACCTGGGCAAGGTCACCATCCTCACGGAGGAGCTCGTCCGCGTGCTTCACTCGGCGAGCCGGCTGGAGAAGGCTCTGGCGCAGATGACCGCCGAGGACGCCGCGGACTGCCACGACGACCGGGCCAAGGCCGTTGTCGGCGACATGGAACCCTACGAGGTGGAGTCCGTCGTCATGGGCTTGCTCAAGGCTTGGATGGACGACAGGCTTAGGATCGGCAGGGACTGCCTCCTCCGAGCCAAAGAAACCGAG AGCTGGATACCCAAGTCCAAGGAGGAGCCCTTCCCCGGGTCGGCTATAGAGCTGATGAAGCTCGCGGGTGCCACCATCGACGAATTCTCAGATATCCCGGCAACCGCGAAAGACGACGTACTCCAGCAGCTCGTCGACGGCCTCGAGTCAATCTTTCAGGAGTATATCTCCTTCGTCGCATCATGCG GGTCGAAGCAGAGCTACGTCCCTCCCCTCCCGGCGCTGACGAGGTGCAACCAGGACTCAGGCTTCTTCAGGCTGTGGAAGAAGGCGGTGCTGCCGACGTGCCAGGCACCGGAGGGCAGcccgcgcgccggcgcctcgcagCACACGCCACGGCCGTCCATCAGCCGCGGCACGCAGCGCCTCTACGTCCGCCTCAACACGCTCCACCACGTCCTCACCCACGTCCAGGCCATCGACAAGTCGCTCTCCTCGGCGTCCTGCGCGCGCAGCGGCGGGGGCGCCTCGCCGGCAGCTGCCCCCGGCGGCAACCGCGTCGCGGCGTCCGTCCACTTCGACCGCACCCGCGCCGCGGCGCAGTCGGCGGTGTCCCACGTCGCGGAGGTGGCCGCGTACCGGCTCATCTTCCTGGACTCTCGCCACACCTTCTACCACGGCCTCTACGTCCGCAACGTCGCCGACACGCGCATCCGGCCGGCGCTGCGGGCGCTGAAACAGAACCTGTCGTTCCTCGTGTCCGTGCTGGCCGACCATGCGCAGCCGGTTGCGGTGCGGGAGGTGATGAAGGCCTCGTTCCAGGCGTTTCTGATGGTCCTCCTCGCCGGCGGCAACGACCGGAGCTTCACGAGGGCGGACCACGGCATGGTGGACGAGGACTTTCGGAGCCTAAAGCGCGCCTTCTGCACGTGCGGGGAGGGACTGGTCCCGGAGGAGGTGGTTGCGCGGGAAGCGGAGACCTCGGAGGGCGTCGTTGAGCTCATGGCACGGTCTACGGAGCACCTCATCGGCGCGTTCGGCGCCGCCACGTCCGAGTCCATCGCCGGCGCACGTGAATACGACGATGGTGGCGGCGGTGGGACACCCGTGCCGTCGGCGTCGAGGCAGTGGAATCCCGCCGACCCGAACACAATCCTTCGAGTGCTGTGCCACCGCGACGACGAGGTCGCCAACCAATTCTTGAAGCGGACCTTCCAGCTCGCCAAGCGGCGGTGA
- the LOC127299982 gene encoding heterogeneous nuclear ribonucleoprotein 1: MESDQGKLFIGGISWETTEEKLQEHFSTFGEVSQAAVMRDKLTGRPRGFGFVVYTDPASVDAALLEPHTLDGRTVDVKRALSREEQQASKAVNPSAGRNAGGGGGGGGGGGDAGGARTKKIFVGGLPSTLTDEEFRQYFQTFGSVTDVVVMYDQTTQRPRGFGFITFDSEDAVDRVLHKTFHDLGGKMVEVKRALPREANPGSGGGGRSMGGGGFHSNSGPNSNASSYDGRGDASRYAQAQQGSGGYPGYGAGGYGAAPTGYGYGPANPGTTYGNYGSAGYGGVPSAYAGAYGNPSSAASAYQGGPPGTNRGPWGSQAPSGYGTGGYAGNAGYGAWNTSSAGGNAPTSQAPGGAAGYGNQGYGYGGYGGDASYGNHGGYGAYGARGDGAGNPAAAAASGYGAGYGSANGNSGYPNAWADPSQGGGFGASVNGASEGQSNYGSGYGGMQPRVAQ, encoded by the exons ATGGAGTCGGACCAGGGCAAGCTCTTCATCGGCGGCATCTCCTGGGAGACGACGGAGGAGAAGCTGCAGGAGCACTTCTCCACCTTCGGCGAGGTCTCGCAGGCCGCCGTCATGCGCGACAAGCTCACCGGCCGCCCCCGGGGCTTCGGTTTCGTAGTTTACACCGACCCCGCCTCCGTCGACGCCGCTCTCCTAGAGCCCCACACCCTCGACGGCCGCACG GTCGATGTCAAGCGTGCGCTCTCCCGTGAGGAGCAGCAGGCTTCCAAGGCGGTGAACCCTAGCGCCGGAAGGAACGctgggggtggaggaggaggaggaggtggtggcggtGACGCCGGTGGTGCTCGGACGAAGAAGATCTTCGTGGGTGGACTGCCCTCCACTCTCACAGATGAAGAGTTCCGCCAGTACTTCCAGACCTTTGGCTCTGTCACTGATGTTGTGGTGATGTATGACCAGACCACACAGCGTCCCCGGGGGTTTGGCTTCATCACCTTTGACTCGGAGGATGCCGTTGACCGTGTGCTGCACAAGACCTTCCATGATCTCGGTGGAAAGATGGTAGAGGTGAAGCGCGCGCTGCCACGAGAGGCAAACCCTGGCTCTGGCGGCGGCGGGCGATCCATGGGAGGTGGGGGTTTTCATAGTAACAGTGGTCCTAACTCCAACGCTAGCAGCTACGATGGCAGAGGTGATGCTAGCAGGTATGCTCAGGCGCAGCAGGGCAGTGGTGGCTATCCGGGCTATGGTGCTGGAGGTTATGGTGCTGCTCCAACTGGATATGGATATGGACCTGCTAATCCTGGAACCACATATGGAAACTATGGGTCTGCAGGATATGGAGGCGTTCCTTCTGCGTATGCTGGTGCCTATGGCAATCCAAGTTCTGCTGCTTCTGCTTACCAGGGAGGCCCCCCAGGGACTAACAGAGGACCCTGGGGCAGTCAAGCCCCGTCTGGTTATGGCACTGGGGGCTATGCTGGCAATGCAGGGTATGGTGCATGGAACACTTCTTCTGCTGGTGGAAATGCACCCACTAGTCAGGCACCTGGTGGAGCTGCAGGTTATGGAAACCAGGGCTATGGTTATGGTGGATACGGAGGGGATGCATCATATGGTAATCATGGAGGATATGGTGCTTATGGTGCACGGGGAGATGGTGCTGGCAATCCTGCTGCTGCTGCAGCATCTGGGTATGGTGCTGGATATGGAAGTGCGAATGGCAACTCTGGATATCCAAATGCATGGGCTGATCCTTCACAGGGCGGAGGATTTGGTGCTTCAGTCAATGGAGCTTCTGAAGGCCAATCAAATTATGGCAGCGGTTATGGTGGTATGCAGCCTAGGGTTGCTCAGTAA